Proteins from one Nicotiana tabacum cultivar K326 chromosome 23, ASM71507v2, whole genome shotgun sequence genomic window:
- the LOC107797914 gene encoding protein SAMBA: MSTGSSLTSSPARSSSSTMAMIGGNAGQSSSLAADDFNFPTDLISIQDRKDEALNVLKSDLMASLNKEVKSLDEDSWMFDGPRSRIHMISRPGYLYKHGEIRKLSKLPISK, encoded by the exons atgaGTACAGGCAGTTCCCTGACATCGTCGCCGGCGAGGTCATCGAGTTCGACGATGGCGATGATCGGAGGAAACGCAGGGCAGTCATCGTCTTTAGCCGCTGATGACTTTAACTTCCCTACTGATCTCATCTCCATTCAAGATCGCAAAGATGAAGCTCTAAATG TTCTCAAATCTGATCTGATGGCTTCACTGAATAAAGAGGTTAAATCCTTAGACGAGGATAGCTGGATGTTTGATGGACCTCGGTCTCGCATTCATATGATTTCTAGGCCAG GCTATCTTTACAAACATGGAGAAATTAGGAAGCTTTCTAAGCTGCCCATATCAAAATGA
- the LOC142177188 gene encoding mitogen-activated protein kinase kinase kinase 20-like — translation MEWKKLFVLGAGSYGKVYYTVKIDSFLLCASAAAVKCADLPRSISLHREAHILESLRGCPNVVQYFRVDVSRDVSIENNIPTYNLFLEYACGGSLHDLINLKRGKVSELEIGFYAYQLLKGIQDVHKRGWVHCDIKPANVLVFDANELGMHKLKLADFGLSLRIGVSLSYITGTPLSNRGTLLYAPPESLICGFHAKAYDIWSLGCTVEEMMTGTRVWIYQICIGRLRLN, via the exons ATGGAGTGGAAAAAGCTTTTTGTTCTAGGTGCGGGGTCTTACGGCAAAGTGTATTACACAGTGAAAATCGATTCCTTTTTATTATGCGCTTCAGCTGCTGCTGTAAAATGTGCAGATCTCCCACGTTCAATTTCACTCCATAGAGAAGCACATATCTTGGAAAGTCTAAGAGGTTGTCCCAACGTGGTTCAGTACTTTCGAGTAGACGTAAGTAGGG atGTAAGCATCGAGAACAACATTCCAACTTACAATTTGTTTCTTGAATATGCATGTGGTGGTTCACTGCACGATTTGATCAATTTAAAGAGAGGAAAGGTGTCAGAATTGGAAATAGGTTTCTATGCATATCAACTCTTAAAGGGTATTCAAGATGTTCATAAAAGAGGGTGGGTTCATTGTGATATTAAACCTGCTAATGTTTTGGTTTTCGATGCTAATGAACTTGGCATGCACAAGTTGAAGTTGGCTGACTTTGGATTGTCACTGAGAATTGGtgtttctctctc atatatcactggaACTCCGTTGAGCAATCGGGGGACTCTACTTTATGCACCCCCTGAATCTTTGATCTGTGGTTTTCATGCAAAAGCTTATGATATATGGTCACTAGGGTGCACTGTGGAAGAGATGATGACTGGGACTCGCGTTTGGATTTATCAGATTTGCATTGGCAGATTACGATTGAATTAA